A genomic segment from Aspergillus chevalieri M1 DNA, chromosome 7, nearly complete sequence encodes:
- a CDS encoding uncharacterized protein (COG:C;~EggNog:ENOG410PJGZ;~InterPro:IPR029061,IPR033248,IPR009014,IPR005475;~PFAM:PF02779,PF02780;~go_function: GO:0003824 - catalytic activity [Evidence IEA]) — protein sequence MIPRSSLQRLLRNPPCRRYSAAPTPSSRLNLPIDYKSTPLLHHTASSVPRAYGLPESATSKSLNLYQAINSALRTALSTSDKVLLFGEDVAFGGVFRCSMDLQTEFGSERVFNTPLTEQGIVGFAIGAAAEGMKPIAEIQFADYVFPAFDQIVNEAAKFRYREGGTGGNAGGMVVRMPCGAVGHGALYHTQSPEALFAHVPGVQVVMPRSPAQAKGLLLSSIFQHNNPVIFMEPKILYRAAVEHVPNEYYTIPLSKAEVLKPGTNVTVISYGQPLYLCSAAITAIEKSMPGVSIELIDLRTIYPWDRPTVLESVKKTGRAIVVHESMINYGVGAEVAATIQDGAFLRLEAPVKRVAGWSTHTGLQYEKFIMPDVARIYDAIKQTLEY from the exons AATCCTCCCTGCCGTCGCTACTCGGCTGCTCCGACCCCTTCCTCGCGTCTCAATCTGCCTATCGACTACAAATCGACACCGCTGCTACATCACACGGCTTCATCTGTTCCTCGCGCATATGGACTCCCTGAGTCGGCAACTTCGAAATCGTTGAACCTTTATCAGGCAATCAACTCCGCTCTGCGAACCGCTCTCTCCACGTCAGATAAGGTGCTGCTCTTCGGGGAAGATGTAGCGTTTGGTGGTGTCTTTCGATGCTCTATGGATCTGCAGACCGAGTTTGGATCGGAGAGAGTCTTCAATACACCGTTGACAGAGCAGGGAATTGTGGGGTTTGCAATTGGAGCGGCAGCGGAGGGTATGAAACCCATTGCAGAGATCCAATTCGCCGATTACGTCTTTCCGGCTTTCGACCAGATAGTCAATGAAGCGGCCAAGTTCCGGTATAGAGAAGGCGGGACAGGTGGGAATGCCGGAGGGATGGTTGTGAGGATGCCATGTGGTGCGGTTGGACATGGTGCTCT ATATCACACACAGTCACCCGAAGCCCTCTTTGCCCATGTCCCTGGCGTTCAAGTGGTTATGCCCCGGTCTCCCGCCCAAGCCAAAGGCCTGCTCCTTTCCTCCATCTTCCAACACAATAACCCTGTTATCTTCATGGAACCGAAAATCCTCTACCGCGCTGCCGTTGAACACGTCCCGAACGAATACTACACGATTCCTCTAAGTAAAGCAGAGGTTCTCAAGCCTGGAACCAATGTGACTGTCATTTCATACGGCCAGCCCCTCTACCTCTGCTCTGCTGCCATTACCGCAATCGAAAAATCCATGCCGGGAGTGAGTATCGAGCTTATAGATCTACGCACAATCTACCCATGGGATCGTCCAACAGTCCTCGAAAGTGTGAAGAAGACGGGTCGGGCTATTGTTGTGCACGAGAGCATGATAAATTACGGTGTTGGCGCTGAGGTCGCGGCTACGATCCAGGATGGGGCGTTCCTTCGTTTAGAAGCGCCGGTCAAGCGGGTTGCTGGATGGAGTACGCACACAGGGCTGCAGTATGAGAAGTTCATTATGCCCGACGTTGCCA GGATATATGATGCCATTAAGCAGACTCTCGAATACTGA
- a CDS encoding oxidase ustYa family protein (COG:S;~EggNog:ENOG410PSZ8;~InterPro:IPR021765;~PFAM:PF11807;~TransMembrane:1 (i37-59o);~go_process: GO:0043386 - mycotoxin biosynthetic process [Evidence IEA]), protein MTGSRRRPSEDTMYELLSEKQGGSGGSILPTRSIKRWVIATFVLIVISLIEICVIVKLASQDPPKGFENGFATELPEAKDAISVEQVRFTSPLRVDENGTLHQVNDPSERRYTGNSSEVDQAWEDLVFGRYLRLRESEVNWLDSDEESDNLEVIPEDVSVITKAGMYGGVDMLYSLHCLNMLRKHLHSDHKNMQYFSDEEDSMHLDHCIDQLRQSIMCAGDLTPVTLRHVWMENPRRSVLLGETERMHTCRNFDAIRDWATERGVKEGRIEA, encoded by the exons ATGACCGGCAGCAGACGACGACCAAGTGAGGACACAATGTATGAGCTTCTTTCAGAGAAACAAGGTGGATCAGGCGGATCAATCCTTCCCACCAGGTCCATCAAACGATGGGTCATCGCAACATTTGTTTTGATCGTGATCTCCCTAATTGAAATTTGCGTGATCGTAAAACTCGCCTCCCAAGACCCGCCCAAAGGCTTCGAAAATGGCTTTGCGACTGAGCTGCCCGAAGCAAAGGACGCCATTTCGGTCGAGCAAGTCCGTTTCACAAGCCCTCTCAGAGTCGACGAGAATGGCACCCTACACCAGGTGAATGATCCCAGCGAGCGACGCTACACGGGGAACTCCTCCGAGGTTGACCAGGCGTGGGAGGACCTGGTTTTTGGACGATATCTTCGACTGCGCGAGTCCGAGGTGAACTGGCTTGACAGTGATGAGGAAAGCGATAACCTTGAGGTAATCCCTGAAGATGTATCAGTCATAACCAAGGCGGGAATGTACGGAGGTGTCGACATGCTGTACTCATTGCATTGTCTGAACATGTTGCGGAAGCACCTACACAGCGATCACAAAAACATGCAATACTTTTCGGACGAAGAAGACAGTATGCATCTAG ACCACTGCATCGACCAGCTGCGTCAATCTATTATGTGTGCCGGAGACCTTACGCCAGTGACACTACGGCATGTCTGGATGGAAAATCCTCGTCGCTCGGTCCTCCTTGGTGAGACTGAGCGCATGCATACATGCCGGAACTTCGATGCTATCCGAGACTGGGCAACGGAGCGGGGGGTTAAGGAGGGGAGAATCGAGGCATAG